The Candidatus Neomarinimicrobiota bacterium DNA window ACCTCATGAAATCAGATAACCGGTATTTGGGCATGCATCTCCTGATAACACTCCTCCTGCTGCTGATCTTAGGGGGGCCGGCCTGGCTCCCAGGTCAGGACGAAGACGAGAGCAACGTTTACATCAAGGAGCACTACACCAAGAGGGAGGTCCGTATCCCCGTACGTGACGGAGTGGCGCTCTTTACAGCCATCTACACGCCGAAGGACACCACCCGGCGCTATCCCATCCTGATGTATCGGACCCCTTACAGCGTCAGCCCCTACGGGGAGGATCGGTACCCCCACTCCCTCGGCCCGAGCAGGCTCTTCGCTGAGGAGGGCTACATTTTCGTTTATCAGGATGTGCGCGGGCGTTTCATGTCCGAGGGCGAGTTCGTCAATATGACCCCCCACGTGGCCAACAAGGAAACCAGCCAGGATATCGATGAGAGCACGGATACGTATGACACCATTGAGTGGCTCCTGCAGAACATCCCCGACCATAACGGAAAGGTAGGCCAGTGGGGCATTTCCTACCCCGGCTTCTACTCCGCGGCCGGGATGATCGACGCTCACCCGGCCCTGGTGGCGGTATCGCCCCAGGCACCCGTCGCGGACTGGTGGTTCGACGACTTCCACCATCACGGTGCCTTCTTCCTGCCGCATACCTTCAATTTCTTCTCAACATTCGGTCTGCCTCGCGACAGTCTGACCACTGAATGGACATCCCGGTTCAAGCACGGCACCCCGGACGGCTACCAGTGGTTCCTCGACGTGGGACCGCTGGGCAACCTCGAGGAGCATTACCTGAAGGGACGAGTGCCCTTCTGGACGGAGACCACCGGTCATCCCAACTACGAAGAATTCTGGCAGGCCATGAATATTGTGCCGCACCTGCAGAACGTGGCACCGGCAGTGATGACCGTGGGCGGCTGGTTTGATGCGGAGGATCTCTACGGGCCCCTCCATATCTATCGCTCCATCGAGGAACAGAACCCGGACATCTATAACATTCTGGTCATGGGCCCGTGGCAGCACGGCGGCTGGGGCCGCAGCGACGGCGACTGCCTGGGCAACGTAACGTTCGGAGAGAAAACCTCC harbors:
- a CDS encoding CocE/NonD family hydrolase, producing the protein MKSDNRYLGMHLLITLLLLLILGGPAWLPGQDEDESNVYIKEHYTKREVRIPVRDGVALFTAIYTPKDTTRRYPILMYRTPYSVSPYGEDRYPHSLGPSRLFAEEGYIFVYQDVRGRFMSEGEFVNMTPHVANKETSQDIDESTDTYDTIEWLLQNIPDHNGKVGQWGISYPGFYSAAGMIDAHPALVAVSPQAPVADWWFDDFHHHGAFFLPHTFNFFSTFGLPRDSLTTEWTSRFKHGTPDGYQWFLDVGPLGNLEEHYLKGRVPFWTETTGHPNYEEFWQAMNIVPHLQNVAPAVMTVGGWFDAEDLYGPLHIYRSIEEQNPDIYNILVMGPWQHGGWGRSDGDCLGNVTFGEKTSIFYRENIELPFFNHYLKGKGEPDLPEAYMFETGANRWRTFDRWPPVNVEVRHLYFHADGRISFDPPPSRKRAYDEYISDPEHPVPFTQDIAIGMTREYMTDDQRFAARRPDV